GAGGTCATGGAGTCCGCGATCGACGAGGTCGCCGCTCCCGGGGACGAGTCGGTCCTGCGCGAGGCGCTGCTGGTGTACGCCCGGGAGATCGCCTTCGCGACCGCCCAGGTCTACGCGCAGGCCGCCGAGGCACGCGGTGCCTGGGACGCGCGGCTGGAGTCGCTGGTGGTGAACGCCGTGCTCAGCGGCGAGGCCGACGAGGGCGCCGTGTCGCGGGCCGCCGCCCTCGGGTGGAACTCGCCCGAGCACGTGTGCGTGGTGCTGGGCACCGCCCCCGAGGGCGACTCCGAGCTGACCGTGGAGGCCATCCGGCGCGCGGCCCGGCACGCCAAGCTCCAGGTGCTGACGGGGGTGCTCGGGGACCGGCTGGTGGTGATCGCGGGGGGCAGCGACAACCCCCTCGCGGTGGCCAAGTCGCTGATCGGGCCGTTCGCGCAGGGCGCGGTCGTGGCCGGTCCCGTGGTGCCGGACCTGCTGGCCGCGACCCGGTCCGCGCAGGCCGCCGCGGCCGGGCTCAAGGCGTGCACCGCCTGGCAGGACGCTCCGCGCCCCGTGCTGGCCGACGATCTGCTGCCGGAGCGCGCCATCGCCTCCGACCCGTCGGCCCGCGAGCAGTTGGTGGAGGAGATCTACAGACCGCTGGAGGAGGCCGGTGCAGCCTTGCTCGAGACGCTCAGCGTCTATCTCGAACAGGCGAGCAGTCTCGAAGGCGCCGCCCGGATGCTCTTCGTTCACCCGAACACCGTGCGCTACCGGCTCCGACGTGTGACTGACGTCACCGGATGGTCACCCTCTGATGTACGGTCTGCGTTCACACTGCGGATCGCGCTCATCCTGGGGCGTCTGGCCGATGGAGATCCGCAACTCTAAGCTTTTGTCGGGGGTCCACAAAACCCCCTCCCGTTCTTCGTCCCTGTCCCCACGGGCGGCCGTGGCCGTCCTCAAGAGAGAGTGTGAGAGTGCTCGTACTCGTCGCTCCCGGCCAGGGCGCCCAGACGCCCGGCTTCCTGACTGACTGGCTCGCCCTGCCCGGCGCCGCTGACCGCGTCGCCGCCTGGTCCGACGCCATTGGACTCGATCTCGCCCACTACGGCACCAAGGCCGACGCGGACGAGATCCGAGACACGTCCGTGGCACAGCCGCTGCTCGTCGCGGCCGGAATCCTCTCGGCCGCGGCACTCGGTGACATCGCCGACCTCGCGCCCGGCGCCGTCGCCGGCCACAGCGTCGGCGAGTTCACGGCCGCCGCCTTCGCGGGCGTCCTCGACGACACGGCCGCGGTGTCCCTCGTACGCCGTCGGGGCCTGGCGATGGCCGAGGCCGCCGCCGTCACCGAGACCGGCATGTCCGCGCTGCTCGGCGGCGACCCCGAGGTGAGCGTCGCGCACCTGGAGAAGCTGGGGCTGACCCCGGCGAACATGAACGGCGCCGGTCAGATCGTGGCGGCCGGCACCATGGAGCAGCTGGCCGCGCTGAGCGAGGACAAGCCCGAGGGCGTGCGCAAGGTCGTCGCGCTGAAGGTGGCCGGCGCCTTCCACACGCAGCACATGGCGCCCGCGGTCGACAAGCTCGCTCAGGCCGCGAAGACGCTGACGCCGGCCGACCCCAAGGTGACGTACGTCTCCAACAAGGACGGGCAGGCCGTCGCCTCCGGTGCCGAGGTGCTGGAGCGGCTGGTCGGCCAGGTCGCCAACCCGGTCCGCTGGGACCGGTGCATGGAGACGTTCCAGGAGCTGGGCGTCACCGCGCTGATCGAGGTGTGCCCGGGCGGCACGCTCACCGGGCTGGCCAAGCGCGCGCTGCCGGGCGTGAAGACGCTGGCCCTGAAGTCCCCCGCCGATCTCGACGCGGCCCGCGAGCTCGTCGCCGAGCACGCCCAGCAGGCCTGACAAGGAGCGCGAGAGCATGTCGAAGATCAAGCCCAGCAAGGGCGCCCCGTACGCGCGCATCCTCGGCGTCGGCGGCTACCGCCCGACGCGGGTGGTGCCGAACGAGGTGATCCTCGAGAAGATCGACTCGTCCGACGAGTGGATCCGTTCGCGCTCCGGCATCGAGACGCGGCACTGGGCCTCGCCCGAGGAGACCGTCGCGGCGATGTCGATCGAGGCCTCCGGCAAGGCCATCGCGAACGCCGGGATCGCCGCCTCGCAGATCGGCGCGGTGGTCGTCTCGACCGTGTCGCACTTCAGCCAGACCCCGGCCGTCGCGACCGAGATCGCGGACAAGCTGGGCACGGACAAGGCCGCCGCCTTCGACATCTCGGCGGGCTGCGCGGGCTTCGGCTACGGCCTGACCCTCGCCAAGGGCATGGTCGTCGAGGGCTCCGCGGAGTACGTCCTGGTCATCGGCGTCGAGCGGCTCTCCGACCTGACCGACCTGGAGGACCGGGCCACGGCCTTCCTCTTCGGTGACGGCGCGGGCGCGGTCGTGGTCGGCCCCTCCCAGGAGCCGGGGATCGGCCCGACCGTCTGGGGCTCGGAGGGCGACAAGTCCGAGACGATCAAGCAGACGGTCTCCTGGGACCGGTTCGCGATCGGCGACGTCTCGGAGCTGCCCCTCGACAGCGAGGGCAACGTGAAGTTTCCTGCGATCACGCAGGAGGGCCAGGCGGTGTTCCGCTGGGCCGTGTTCGAGATGGCGAAGGTCGCCCAGCAGGCGCTGGACGCGGCCGGGATCAGCCCGGACGACCTGGACGTCTTCATCCCGCACCAGGCCAACGTGCGGATCATCGACTCGATGGTGAAGACACTGAAGCTGCCGGAGCACGTCATGGTCGCCCGTGACATCCGCACCACCGGCAACACCTCGGCCGCCTCGATCCCGCTCGCGATGGAGCGGCTCCTGGCGACCGGCGAGGCGAAGAGCGGCGACACCGCGCTCGTCATCGGCTTCGGGGCGGGTCTCGTCTACGCCGCGACGGTCGTTACCCTCCCCTAGGCACTCCGTGCCGGATCATCCGGTCCGGGACGGAGACCAGCACCAACCCGCCGCCGACGCGGCGGGCCGCCACACCCTCTGGAAACTACGAAGGAGCGCCATCATGGCCGCCACTCAGGAAGAGATCGTCGCCGGTCTCGCCGAGATCGTGAACGAGATCGCCGGCATCCCGGTTGAGGACGTCCAGCTGGACAAGTCCTTCACCGACGACCTGGACGTCGACTCGCTGTCCATGGTCGAGGTCGTCGTCGCCGCCGAAGAGCGCTTCGACGTCAAGATCCCGGACGAGGACGTCAAGAACCTCAAGACGGTCGGCGACGCGACCAACTACATCCTCAAGAACCAGGGCTGATCGACCGATCACGTCCCTGGGCTGACTGCCCCGCCACCCGGCGGTGGCGCCGTACGAATCCCGTATCCCGTTGGAGAAAGAATTCCCGTGAGCTCGACCAATCGCACCGTGGTCGTCACCGGTATCGGCGCAACCACACCGCTGGGTGGCGACGCAGCCTCTACCTGGGAAGGCCTGGTCGCCGGCAAGTCCGGCGTCAAGCCCCTGGAGCAGGAGTGGGCCGCCGACCAGGCGGTCCGCATCGCCGCACCGGTCGCCGTGGACCCCTCCGAGGTCATCCCGCGGCCCCAGGCCCGCCGCCTGGACCGCTCGGCCCAGTTCGCGCTGATCGCGGCGCAGGAGGCCTGGAAGGACGCCGGTTACTCCGGCAAGGCGGGCGAGAGCCCCGCCGAGGAGGGGGCGGCCCAGGTCGACCCCGACCGTCTCGGCGCGGTCATCGCCTCCGGTATCGGTGGCGTGACGACCCTCCTCGACCAGTACGACGTGCTCAAGGAGAAGGGCGTCCGCCGCGTCTCCCCGCACACCGTCCCCATGCTGATGCCCAACGGCCCCTCCGCCAACGTGGGTCTGGCCGTGGGCGCCCGGGCGGGCGTGCACACGCCGGTCTCCGCCTGCGCGTCGGGCGCCGAGGCCATCGGCTACGCCATCGAGATGATCCGCACCGGCCGCGCCGACGTCGTCGTCGCGGGTGGCACGGAGGCGGCGATCCACCCGCTGCCCATCGCCGCGTTCGGCAACATGATGGCGATGTCCAAGAACAACGACGACCCGCAGGGCGCCTCGCGCCCCTTCGACACGGGCCGTGACGGCTTCGTCCTCGGTGAGGGCGCCGGCGTCCTCGTCCTGGAGTCCGCCGAGCACGCCGCGGCACGCGGTGTCCGCGTCTACGCGGAGGCGGTCGGTCAGGGCGTCTCCGCCGACAGCCACGACATCGTGCAGCCGGAGCCGGAGGGCCGCGGCATCTCGCACGCCCTGCAGAACCTGCTGGACCGCACCGACCTGGACCCGGCCGAGATCGTGCACGTCAACGCGCACGCCACCTCGACGCCGGCCGGTGACATCGCCGAGCTGAAGGCACTGCGCAAGGTCCTCGGCGACGACGTGGACCACATGGCGGTCTCCGGCACCAAGTCGATGACCGGTCACCTCCTCGGTGGCGCCGGCGGTGTCGAGTCCGTCGCGACCGTGCTCGCCCTGTACCACCGGGTGGCGCCGCCCACCATCAACGTCGAGAACCTCGACCCCGAGGCCGAGGCCGCGGCGGACATCGTCCGCGGCGAGGCCCGGAAGCTGCCCGTCGAGGGCCGGATCGCCGCGCTGAACGACTCGTTCGGTTTCGGCGGACACAACGTGGTGCTGGCCTTCCGCACGGTCTGAGCCGCACCCGTACGCACGTGAAGGGCCCCCACCGGTCGGTGGGGGCCCTTCACGTGCGTCTGCGGCGTACGGTGGGGGCCCTTCACGTGCGTCTGCGGCGTACGGCGGTGGTGGCGGTGGCGGTCAGACCACCTGGTGGAGCCAGCGGACCGGGGCGCCCTCGCCCGCGTGGCGGAAGGGTTCCAGTTCGTCGTCCCAGGGCTTGCCGAGGAGTCTCGCGACGTCGGACTCCAGGTCGGTCTCGCCGCGCCGGGAGCGGACCAGGGCGGCGCGCAGCCGGTCCTCGGGGACGAGGATGTCGCCGTGGATGCCGGTGACGGCGTGGAAGATGCCGAGGTCCGGGGTGCAGCTGTAGCGCTCGCCCTCGGCGTTGGCGGACGGTTCCGCGGTGACCTCGAAGCGCAGCAGCTGCCAGCCGCGCAGCGCGGAGGCGAGCTTGGAGGCGGTGCCGGCCTGGCCCTGCCAGGAGAACTCCGAGCGCCAGGTGCCGGGCGCGGCGGGCTGCCGGATCCAGTCCAGGCTCACGCGCGTCCCGAGCACCCCGGCGACGGCCCACTCGACGTGCGGGCACAGCGCGCGCGGCGCGGAGTGCACGTACAGAACTCCACGTGTCGTCACCGGAACCTCCGGGCTGAGCGGGACATCTCGGAACGGGCGGAACGGCTGTGGCCGGGCGGGCCACGTTGATGGCGAGGCTACCGTGCGCCGGGGCGCGGAGTGTGACGTACCGTCGGTCCCGGTGCCGACAAACCCCAGGTATTCACCCAGTAGGACGCTTGTACGGGTGTGAGCCGTTGCATCGCCGCGCTCGGGAACCCCCGCGCGCTGCCATGGGTTGAGGACACTGGAGGCACGAGGCGAGGGGTGGGAGCCACATGGGTCAGGGGTCGGAGCAGGGTACGCGGCGTGTCCGTCGCCGTCTCCGTGCCACGCTCGCCGTGCTGACGGTTGCCGTCCTGGGTGTGACGGGCTGCGACGCCGTGGGCGGCGACGCCTCCGCCGGCCCGTCCGCCTCGGCCTCGAAGCGGACGCGTCCGGCCCCCGTCTGGGACACCAGCCCGGAATCGGTCGCCGCCGTGGGCGACTCCATCACGCGCGGCTTCGACGCCTGTACGGTCCTGTCCGACTGTCCCGAGGTCTCGTGGGCGACCGGCAGCAGCGCCGAGGTCGACAGCCTGGCCGTACGGCTGCTGGGCAGGGCCGAGGCGGCCGAGCGGAGCTGGAACTACGCGGTCACCGGGTCCCGGATGGAGGACCTGACCGGGCAGGTGACGCGGGCGGCGGCGCGCAGGCCGCAGCTCGTCGCGGTGATGGTCGGGGCGAACGACGCCTGCCGGGCGACCACCTCGGCGATGACGCCGGTGGCGGACTTCCGGGCCCGTTTCGAGGAGGCCATGGCCACCCTGCGCGCGAAACTGCCGAAGGCGCAGGTGTACGTGGCGAGCATTCCGGACCTCAAGCGGCTGTGGTCCGAGGGGCGCACCAACCCGCTGGGCAAGCAGGTGTGGAAGCTGGGCATCTGCCCGTCGATGCTGGGGGACGCGGACGCCCTGGACGCGGCGGCGACGCTGCGCCGCAACACCGTGCGGGACCGGGTGGAGGCGTACAACGACGTGCTGCGGTCGGTCTGCGCGAAGGACCGGCGGTGCCGCACCGACGGCGGTGCGGTGCACGCGTTCCGGTTCGGCACCGACCAGTTGAGCCGCTGGGACTGGTTCCACCCGAGCGTGAACGGGCAGGCCCGGCTGGCGGAGATCGCGTACCGCGCCGTGACCGCGAGGAAACCCTGAAACCTCCCTGACCTGCGGGTGTCCTAGAGTTCCGCACATGAACGAACTCTTCGGCACACTTTCCGACGGCACCCCGGTCCACCGCTGGACCCTGGAGCGGGCGGGAGTACGGGTCCGGGTCCTGTCGTACGGCGGGATCGTGCAGTCGGCCGAGGTCCCGGACCGGGACGGCTACACCGCCGACGTGGTGCTGGGGTTCGCGGACCTGGACGGCTATCTGACGCATCCGGGGCCCTACTTGGGCGCGCTCGTCGGGCGGTACGCCAACCGGATCGCGGGCGGCCGTTTCCCGCTGGACGGGCGGACGTACGTGACGGTGCCCAACGAGGGGCCGAACTCGCTGCACGGCGGCGAGCGCGGCTTCGACAAGCGCGTGTGGGACGTGGAGCCCGTCGGGGACGGCGGGCACGGCGTCCGTCTCAGCCGCATCAGCCCGCACGGCGAGGAGGGCTTCCCGGGCCGGGTGGAGATCTCGGCGACGTACACGCTGGACGGGTCGGGCGCGCTGCGGATCGCCTACGAGGCGGTCACGGACGCGCCCACCGTGCTGAACCCGACCAATCACAGCTACTTCAACCTCGCCGGCTCCGGCCACGCGGGCGGCCACGAGCTGCGGCTGGCCGCCTCCCGGATCACACCGGTCGGCGCCGACCTGATCCCGACGGGCGTGCTGCAGGACGTGGCGGGCACGCGCTTCGACTTCCGGCAGGCGCGCAAGGTCGGTTCGGGCTACGACCACAACTTCGTCCTGGACAAGGGGGTGACGGACACCGCCGTGGAGGTCGCCGAGCTGTACGACCCGGCGTCGGGGCGGGTACTCACGGTGGCGACGACCGAGCCGGGCCTCCAGCTCTACACCGCCGACCACCTGGACGAGCCCTTCGCGCCCGGTGACGGCATCGCGCTGGAGACGCAGCACTTCCCGGACTCCCCGAACCGGCCGGAGTTCCCGGGCACGGTGCTGCGGCCGGGCGAGGTGTTCCGCTCGGAGACGGTGTACGGCTTCTCGGCGCGGTGACCGGCGCCCGCGGGCCGGCCCGGCGAGCCCCGGCCCGGCCGTCAGGTTCCGGGCCGGGGCTGTCCGCGGGGGATGCCGTCGAAAGGCGTCCCGGTTCAGACGGTAATCGTCGCGGTGATCCGACGGTCCGCGATCGAGCGTCCGATCTGGAGTTCGTACGAACCCTTCACAAACGCCCACGAGCCGGTCGCCTCGTCCCAGACCTCGAAGGCCCGGCGCGGCAGCTCGACGGTGGCCTCGACGCGCTCGCCGGGCGCGGCCTCGACACCGGCGAAACCGGCCAGCCGGCGCGCGGGGCGGATGTCGTCGCGTTCGAGGAGCGCGACCAGTGGGACGCGCTGCCCACCCGGCAGCTGCGGACGGACCTGCCGGCCGCCCTGGTCGAGTACAACGCGATGCGCCCGGGCGTCGTCCAGACCTTCGCCGCGCTGCTCGGCGAGAGCGTCACGGACGGGCATCCGGCGCGCGCGTACTTCACCGAGCGCTACGTGCGGGTCCGCGCCTCGATGGCGGAGGTGCTGCGCGCCGAGTACGGCGACCGGCTGCCCGGGGGCCTCACCCCCGAGCGGGCCGCGCCGCTGATCGTGGCGATGCTCGACGGTCTCCAGTACCAGTGGCTGCTGGACCCCGCGTCGGTGGACATGCCGGGCGCCTTCCGGGACTTCCTCACCCTCCTCGGCGAACCCGTGCCGTAGCGCACGCCCCTTCCGTCACGCGATACTGCCGCCGTCCGGCAGCGCACCCCACGGCGACGGAAGGTCCTGGAATCCCTTGACACACATACGCGTTCGGACCGGCGTACTCGGACTGGCCCTGGTGGCGGGGCTGGTGGCGCCGGCGACGGCCACGGCCGCTCCCCCGCCCCCCGCCTCCGCCCCCACCGTCGAGGAGCGCAGGCTCGACGGGGAGGTGCCGCGGGAGATCCTGCGGCGCTCCGGATTCGCCGGGGTGGCACCGGCCTTCGCCCGCGGACTCGGGCGGGCGGACTCCTACCGGGAGGCCCGCCGGATCGTCGCACGCGAGGGCTCCGCGCTGTGGCGGCGGGCCGTGGACCGGGCGCAGGGGCGCGGGCCGGCACGCGGGGACATCAGCCGGGACGACGACCGGCCGCTGTACTGGGCACGGCTCGGGATGACACGCGAACTGCGCGCCTGGGCGCCGGACTTCCGGCTGTCGGAGCGGCAGCGGGAAGCGCTGCTCGGCGTGCTGGAGCGGGCCTCCCGCGGCCAGGGCGACATCCGCCTGCCCGACGGCGAGCGGGACAAGGGCCTCAGGAGGGTCCTGCTCACCGGCTTCGATCCCTTCACCCTGGACCGCGACATCCGGATCTCCAACCCCTCCGGCGCCGCCGCGCTCGCCCTGGACGGCACGGTGATCGACACGCCGGACGGTCCCGCGCGCGTGGAGACGGCCGTCTTCCCGGTGCGCTGGCGGGACTTCGCGCAGGGGGCGGTGGAGCGGGCGCTGCGGCCGTACCTGCCGCGGGTGGACCTGTTCACCACCGTGAGCCAGGGGCGGGTCGGGCGCTTCGACGTGGAGCGGACCAACGGGGCCTGGCGGGGCGGCTTCGCGGACAACGACAACGTCTCCCGCACCGGGACGGTGCCCGTCGCCGACCCGGCCTCGCAGCCGCAGTGGACGACGACCACGCTGCCCTACGAGGCGATCACGGCCGCGGACACGGGGCGCTTCCCCGTGTACGACAACACGAGCGTGACCGAGATACCGGCGGGCGGCACCGAGCCGGTCGTACGGCCGGAGGGGCCGACTCCCGGGTCGGCGGCCCGCGCGGGGGGCGGCGGGGACTACCTGTCCAACGAGATCGCCTACCGCGCGACGCTGCTGCGGGACCGGCTCGGGCTGCACGGCACGCTGCCGGGCGGGCACGTCCACACCCCGGTGCTGCAGTTCGGGGCCGGGAACACCGACCCGGCGACCGGAGCGGTCACCGACCCCGCGTTCGTGCAGAGCCGGCTGGACATCGTGGCGCAGGTGCGGGCGATCGTGGCCGCGGCGGTCAGTACGCCGAAGCGGGACCGGAGCTGACCGCCGGGTCCGTCGAGCCGCCCTCGGGGCGGTCGTCGTCGCCGTCGCGGGTCTCCTCGCCCAGCAGCTCACGGGCGAGGAGCGTGGCGCCGGCGACCGCGCCCGGCATCAGGAAGACCGCCACGAACGGCACCAGGAAGGCCACGCCGAGCGGCGTGCCGAAGCCCCAGACGAGCCGCTTGCGGGAGCGCAGGAGGGCGAGCCGGTCACGGAGTTCGACCCCGCGGCGCTGGAGGGCGACGGAGGCCAGTTCCTCGGTGAGGAAGAAGCCGGTGACGAAGAAGCCGATCACCGGGACCACCGTCTGCCCCACGATCGGGATGAAGCCGAGGGCGAAGAGCACCACGCCCCATCCGGCGGCGCGGACGAGGATCCGCAGGCTGTCGCGGCCCGAGATCCACAGCTCGCGCAGGAGCGGCAGGTTCGACTCGGGAGCGGTGCCGTCCGGGGAGACGTCGCGGTCGACCCGCTCGGA
This region of Streptomyces ambofaciens ATCC 23877 genomic DNA includes:
- the fasR gene encoding fatty acid biosynthesis transcriptional regulator FasR codes for the protein MPEPETGKPDAPARPVHPHTATLKRLEQSAGSLAAQAIARMDETLPWYRAMPPENRSWIGLVAQAGIAAFTEWFRHPDAPQAISTDVFGTAPRELTRAITLRQTVEMVRTTIEVMESAIDEVAAPGDESVLREALLVYAREIAFATAQVYAQAAEARGAWDARLESLVVNAVLSGEADEGAVSRAAALGWNSPEHVCVVLGTAPEGDSELTVEAIRRAARHAKLQVLTGVLGDRLVVIAGGSDNPLAVAKSLIGPFAQGAVVAGPVVPDLLAATRSAQAAAAGLKACTAWQDAPRPVLADDLLPERAIASDPSAREQLVEEIYRPLEEAGAALLETLSVYLEQASSLEGAARMLFVHPNTVRYRLRRVTDVTGWSPSDVRSAFTLRIALILGRLADGDPQL
- a CDS encoding ACP S-malonyltransferase; this encodes MLVLVAPGQGAQTPGFLTDWLALPGAADRVAAWSDAIGLDLAHYGTKADADEIRDTSVAQPLLVAAGILSAAALGDIADLAPGAVAGHSVGEFTAAAFAGVLDDTAAVSLVRRRGLAMAEAAAVTETGMSALLGGDPEVSVAHLEKLGLTPANMNGAGQIVAAGTMEQLAALSEDKPEGVRKVVALKVAGAFHTQHMAPAVDKLAQAAKTLTPADPKVTYVSNKDGQAVASGAEVLERLVGQVANPVRWDRCMETFQELGVTALIEVCPGGTLTGLAKRALPGVKTLALKSPADLDAARELVAEHAQQA
- a CDS encoding ketoacyl-ACP synthase III, with amino-acid sequence MSKIKPSKGAPYARILGVGGYRPTRVVPNEVILEKIDSSDEWIRSRSGIETRHWASPEETVAAMSIEASGKAIANAGIAASQIGAVVVSTVSHFSQTPAVATEIADKLGTDKAAAFDISAGCAGFGYGLTLAKGMVVEGSAEYVLVIGVERLSDLTDLEDRATAFLFGDGAGAVVVGPSQEPGIGPTVWGSEGDKSETIKQTVSWDRFAIGDVSELPLDSEGNVKFPAITQEGQAVFRWAVFEMAKVAQQALDAAGISPDDLDVFIPHQANVRIIDSMVKTLKLPEHVMVARDIRTTGNTSAASIPLAMERLLATGEAKSGDTALVIGFGAGLVYAATVVTLP
- a CDS encoding acyl carrier protein, with amino-acid sequence MAATQEEIVAGLAEIVNEIAGIPVEDVQLDKSFTDDLDVDSLSMVEVVVAAEERFDVKIPDEDVKNLKTVGDATNYILKNQG
- a CDS encoding beta-ketoacyl-[acyl-carrier-protein] synthase family protein; this translates as MSSTNRTVVVTGIGATTPLGGDAASTWEGLVAGKSGVKPLEQEWAADQAVRIAAPVAVDPSEVIPRPQARRLDRSAQFALIAAQEAWKDAGYSGKAGESPAEEGAAQVDPDRLGAVIASGIGGVTTLLDQYDVLKEKGVRRVSPHTVPMLMPNGPSANVGLAVGARAGVHTPVSACASGAEAIGYAIEMIRTGRADVVVAGGTEAAIHPLPIAAFGNMMAMSKNNDDPQGASRPFDTGRDGFVLGEGAGVLVLESAEHAAARGVRVYAEAVGQGVSADSHDIVQPEPEGRGISHALQNLLDRTDLDPAEIVHVNAHATSTPAGDIAELKALRKVLGDDVDHMAVSGTKSMTGHLLGGAGGVESVATVLALYHRVAPPTINVENLDPEAEAAADIVRGEARKLPVEGRIAALNDSFGFGGHNVVLAFRTV
- a CDS encoding DUF3145 domain-containing protein; translation: MTTRGVLYVHSAPRALCPHVEWAVAGVLGTRVSLDWIRQPAAPGTWRSEFSWQGQAGTASKLASALRGWQLLRFEVTAEPSANAEGERYSCTPDLGIFHAVTGIHGDILVPEDRLRAALVRSRRGETDLESDVARLLGKPWDDELEPFRHAGEGAPVRWLHQVV
- a CDS encoding SGNH/GDSL hydrolase family protein — its product is MGQGSEQGTRRVRRRLRATLAVLTVAVLGVTGCDAVGGDASAGPSASASKRTRPAPVWDTSPESVAAVGDSITRGFDACTVLSDCPEVSWATGSSAEVDSLAVRLLGRAEAAERSWNYAVTGSRMEDLTGQVTRAAARRPQLVAVMVGANDACRATTSAMTPVADFRARFEEAMATLRAKLPKAQVYVASIPDLKRLWSEGRTNPLGKQVWKLGICPSMLGDADALDAAATLRRNTVRDRVEAYNDVLRSVCAKDRRCRTDGGAVHAFRFGTDQLSRWDWFHPSVNGQARLAEIAYRAVTARKP
- a CDS encoding aldose epimerase family protein produces the protein MNELFGTLSDGTPVHRWTLERAGVRVRVLSYGGIVQSAEVPDRDGYTADVVLGFADLDGYLTHPGPYLGALVGRYANRIAGGRFPLDGRTYVTVPNEGPNSLHGGERGFDKRVWDVEPVGDGGHGVRLSRISPHGEEGFPGRVEISATYTLDGSGALRIAYEAVTDAPTVLNPTNHSYFNLAGSGHAGGHELRLAASRITPVGADLIPTGVLQDVAGTRFDFRQARKVGSGYDHNFVLDKGVTDTAVEVAELYDPASGRVLTVATTEPGLQLYTADHLDEPFAPGDGIALETQHFPDSPNRPEFPGTVLRPGEVFRSETVYGFSAR
- a CDS encoding pyroglutamyl peptidase — encoded protein: MTHIRVRTGVLGLALVAGLVAPATATAAPPPPASAPTVEERRLDGEVPREILRRSGFAGVAPAFARGLGRADSYREARRIVAREGSALWRRAVDRAQGRGPARGDISRDDDRPLYWARLGMTRELRAWAPDFRLSERQREALLGVLERASRGQGDIRLPDGERDKGLRRVLLTGFDPFTLDRDIRISNPSGAAALALDGTVIDTPDGPARVETAVFPVRWRDFAQGAVERALRPYLPRVDLFTTVSQGRVGRFDVERTNGAWRGGFADNDNVSRTGTVPVADPASQPQWTTTTLPYEAITAADTGRFPVYDNTSVTEIPAGGTEPVVRPEGPTPGSAARAGGGGDYLSNEIAYRATLLRDRLGLHGTLPGGHVHTPVLQFGAGNTDPATGAVTDPAFVQSRLDIVAQVRAIVAAAVSTPKRDRS
- a CDS encoding EI24 domain-containing protein, with the protein product MRDLGAGFGHLLKGQRWVARHGRSYGFGLLPGLITLVLYAAALVGLALWGSDFVAWATPFADDWSSPWPGLFRGFLTAVLFALALLLAVLTFTAVTLLVGQPFYESLSERVDRDVSPDGTAPESNLPLLRELWISGRDSLRILVRAAGWGVVLFALGFIPIVGQTVVPVIGFFVTGFFLTEELASVALQRRGVELRDRLALLRSRKRLVWGFGTPLGVAFLVPFVAVFLMPGAVAGATLLARELLGEETRDGDDDRPEGGSTDPAVSSGPASAY